In Oxobacter pfennigii, the genomic window TAGCTATTGCTGTTATAGCAGCCATCCCTGTTGAGAATGCCAAGCCTTCTTTACCCGACTCAAGCTTTGCGATTGTTTTTTCCAATTCTTCTCTTGTCGGGTTTTGAAGCCTTGAATAATCATATCCCGTACTCTGATTCAAACCAGGATGCCTGAATGTAGCACTCTGATAAATGGGAAAACTTATGGCTCCTGTTTTTTCATCATATCCTTTATATCCATGTACAACTTGCGTATCAATACAATAATAATCCTCTTTCATAGTAAACTCCTCCTGCATATTTGTAATTTTATTTCAATCATTGATATTCTTTTATAGTTTTTATTGGATAAAATTAAAAACCTCCTTCACCAATAATTATGGACGAAAGAGGTTAATAAATTTCCACCATTTTGTTACTATCCTCTCTCATCTTCCACTTAAATTAATCAAGCGTAGGAATTGGCACCTTTTCAGATAAATGAATCTGAAGGTTGCCGAGGCTTCATCGGGCCAGTCCCTCTGCCTCTCTTGATGAGAATTGTTCAAGTATTTAATTTTTCTAATGTTATCATTATAAATATAATGTGTCAAGCAGAATTAACTATAATACTGTTCTATATAAATTCGCAATGAAACTTTTTGCATTGATTAATAACTGATGCGCAGCCCAAAACACATTACATATACACAACTAAATGAAAAACATATATCCTTGATCTGTTCTATATTTTTCTATCTCATCTGCTAAATCATACAAAGTTATTCCTTGCAATGCAGTTTTAACCGCATCATCCAGAGGATCGAAAACTGATCGCCGTAAAGCTGTTTCAATTTCAGGAAATCCAGGCGAAACAGTCTCTTCCGTTCTTTCAAAAAGAGTAAGTTCCACTGCTGTCAGAATATCATAAACAGTTATTTCCTGAGGCACCCGGGAAAGCTGATACCCTCCCTGGGCTCCTTTTACAGAATTGACCAAGCCTCCTCTTTTCAGCAGTGAGAAAACCTGTTCCAAATATATTTTGGATATCCCTAACCTTTCTGAAATACTAATTATCGTAATATATTCACCGTTGTTATATAATTGAGCCATGTTTATCAAAGCGATAATCGCATAACGTCCCTTTACAGATATCCTCATATGTTAAATCTCCATTTCATACTTATACTTTATCTATTTGATAATATTTGAAAAAAATATCCTTGTCAATAGTATAGCCACCATGGAAAATTCTAAAAACCCAATCCCCATAGTCAGGAATTTATTTTTTCATATATGAAATGATAGATAGTGCATTATATATTGCTTGAAAGCTCGGGTCTTATAACTCCTGTTTCCAGAGCTAAAAGATAATCCGCCCATTTTGAAGCCCAATCCCTCAGTTCCTGTACTCCTAAAGGTTCCGGTGATTTTGAATCTGTGTGGTTTGCGATTTTATTTGCAAGGCTTAAATAAACCTTAGCCTGTTCTGAACCCGGTGCTGCTTCAATGGTGGTTTTCCCCTGAAGCTCACATTGAGTAACCGTGACTGAACGGGGTATATATTCCACAACCTGGGTTTTAGTCTGGGTGATAAAATCATCGACTATTTCCCTTGCATAAGGAGCGTTAATGGAATTTGCAATAACACCGCCAAGCAGTGCACCGCCTGAATTGGAATATTTTTTTATACCTTTGAAAAGGTTGTTTGCAGCATAAATAGCCATAAAATCAGCAGATGAAACGGTAAATACATGCTCGGCTATTCCTTCCCGTATTGGTACGGCAAATCCTCCGCATACGACGTCTCCCAATACATCATATATGACAAAATCAAGATCCAGCTCTTCAAATATACGCTGCTGTTTAAAAAGTTCCACTGCAGTTATAATACCCCGTCCTGCGCATCCTACACCGGGAGCAGGACCGCCGGCTTCAACACAATAAACACCGTTAAAGCCCTCATGTATTACGTCATGGGCATTTACCGTACTTTTTTCTCTTAAGGTATCAAGTACTGTGGGTATATAAGTGCCGCCCCTTAAGGTATTGGTAGAATCGCTTTTAGGGTCGCATCCGAATTGCATTACTTTATATCCCATTTTAGAAAGGGCAGCTGACAAATTTGAAGTAGTGGTGGATTTACCTATACCGCCTTTACCGTAGATTGCAATCTGAGTAATTTTTTTTGACATGTCATTTTTCCTCCATATAAGAATGATTTGTTTTGATAAAGTAATTTGTTAGTTTTGTTAAAGCATTTTCAATATAATCAGGCTGCTCGAAAACTGATATTTTGTTTATTTCCAGGGCTCTTTTCACGCCCATTCCGACCCTTGCAACCAGCACTGCCGTACAGTCTGAAAGCGCATTTATAACATATGAAAGTTCTTCATTCTTATGTTCCCCATTTGCGCAAAGAGGTGTAACAATACGTCTTTCTATATACTCTCTGGAGCCATCGGATTTGATATCGATGATAAAAAAATCCTTTGCCCGTCCAAAATGTTCATTTATCACTTTTCCGTCTGTACTGGCAACTGCCACACGCCATTTTCCGCCCATGAGAACCGCCTCCATAGAGTTAA contains:
- a CDS encoding RrF2 family transcriptional regulator gives rise to the protein MRISVKGRYAIIALINMAQLYNNGEYITIISISERLGISKIYLEQVFSLLKRGGLVNSVKGAQGGYQLSRVPQEITVYDILTAVELTLFERTEETVSPGFPEIETALRRSVFDPLDDAVKTALQGITLYDLADEIEKYRTDQGYMFFI
- the nifH gene encoding nitrogenase iron protein, with the protein product MSKKITQIAIYGKGGIGKSTTTSNLSAALSKMGYKVMQFGCDPKSDSTNTLRGGTYIPTVLDTLREKSTVNAHDVIHEGFNGVYCVEAGGPAPGVGCAGRGIITAVELFKQQRIFEELDLDFVIYDVLGDVVCGGFAVPIREGIAEHVFTVSSADFMAIYAANNLFKGIKKYSNSGGALLGGVIANSINAPYAREIVDDFITQTKTQVVEYIPRSVTVTQCELQGKTTIEAAPGSEQAKVYLSLANKIANHTDSKSPEPLGVQELRDWASKWADYLLALETGVIRPELSSNI
- a CDS encoding NifB/NifX family molybdenum-iron cluster-binding protein; the protein is MGGKWRVAVASTDGKVINEHFGRAKDFFIIDIKSDGSREYIERRIVTPLCANGEHKNEELSYVINALSDCTAVLVARVGMGVKRALEINKISVFEQPDYIENALTKLTNYFIKTNHSYMEEK